The following proteins are encoded in a genomic region of Natronorubrum halophilum:
- a CDS encoding ABC transporter substrate-binding protein, producing the protein MVDNDKPVGEIDRRTYLGGIAAGAAAGIAGCTGGSEDGGFEVLHGWTGGDGADAINTLTDAFEEEHPDIDATFEPVGGDGNVELNTAILQRLTNENPMSSFANWPGNNLKRYEGVLMDLEEDVWEAEGLKENIQDRAVELCTFNGKMPAVPIGSHRMNNLFYNTAAFDEAGIDAESLGSMSALLDALETIDQETDYVPFAHGMRSAFLGLQTWVQILSSQSGVDAYMDFIEGNGDRGAIIDALETLQEIQENYINGDASSIGYTQAAQKLIADEAACIHGGNWQYGMYRADDEFNYGEEWDWIPFPGTEGVYFYHLDAFVTPGDNPSPDETVEWQKFVGTKEAQIEFNNLKGSVPLRTDIDSGELTDFLAMTYEELLDSEQYPPTLAHGLAVEPQQQNDCEGAIGDHFMGPYDAEAAADTLLDAVSQ; encoded by the coding sequence ATGGTTGACAATGACAAACCAGTGGGTGAGATAGACAGACGAACGTATCTCGGCGGTATCGCAGCGGGGGCTGCGGCCGGGATAGCGGGCTGCACCGGCGGTAGCGAGGATGGCGGATTCGAGGTGCTCCACGGCTGGACCGGCGGCGACGGTGCGGACGCGATCAACACGCTCACGGACGCGTTCGAGGAGGAACACCCCGATATCGACGCGACCTTCGAACCTGTCGGTGGGGACGGGAACGTCGAACTGAATACGGCCATCCTGCAGCGATTGACGAACGAGAATCCGATGAGTTCGTTCGCCAACTGGCCGGGAAACAACCTCAAACGGTACGAAGGGGTGCTCATGGACCTCGAGGAGGACGTCTGGGAGGCCGAGGGATTAAAGGAGAACATACAGGACCGAGCCGTCGAACTCTGTACGTTCAACGGGAAGATGCCGGCGGTGCCAATCGGTTCACACCGGATGAACAACCTGTTTTACAATACGGCCGCCTTCGACGAGGCGGGCATCGACGCGGAGAGTCTCGGGAGCATGTCCGCCCTCCTCGACGCCCTCGAGACGATCGATCAGGAGACCGATTACGTTCCGTTCGCCCACGGAATGCGGTCGGCGTTCCTCGGGTTGCAGACGTGGGTCCAGATTCTCTCGAGCCAATCCGGCGTCGACGCCTACATGGACTTCATCGAAGGCAACGGCGACAGGGGCGCGATAATCGACGCGTTAGAAACGCTCCAGGAGATTCAGGAGAACTACATCAACGGCGACGCGTCGTCGATCGGGTACACGCAGGCCGCACAGAAACTAATCGCCGACGAGGCCGCGTGCATTCACGGCGGGAACTGGCAGTACGGGATGTACCGGGCCGACGACGAGTTCAACTACGGGGAGGAGTGGGACTGGATTCCCTTCCCCGGTACCGAGGGCGTGTACTTCTACCACCTCGACGCGTTCGTCACGCCGGGCGACAATCCGAGTCCGGACGAGACGGTCGAGTGGCAGAAGTTCGTCGGAACGAAGGAGGCCCAAATCGAGTTCAACAACCTCAAGGGATCGGTGCCGCTGCGAACGGATATCGACTCGGGCGAACTGACGGATTTCCTGGCGATGACCTACGAAGAACTCCTCGACTCGGAGCAGTATCCGCCGACGCTCGCGCACGGACTCGCCGTCGAACCCCAGCAGCAAAACGACTGCGAGGGTGCGATCGGAGACCACTTCATGGGCCCCTACGACGCCGAAGCGGCGGCGGATACCCTGCTCGACGCCGTGTCCCAGTAG
- a CDS encoding carbohydrate ABC transporter permease: MATHDTTETTDSTTGATEEAVDWKTKLRYFLNSDFVRSSPYWGIPFLLMGFAVYGGIGYNLAVSFTDYAGIGRPEFTDLNLEMYRTALADESFRQAAFQNFVLLVGFTSISLGLGLFLAVLIDHGIRYRETIQTIYLLPMALSFVVTAQLWLWMYSSGDNGVLNVFVTTLGFESINWLGNPRLALAAVIFALVWQFSGYAMVVFLAGLQSLPSDQFEAAKVDGASPTKTYLRIIIPQLKQASVGAAVVLMLFALKAFDFLYAISGDYRPPNGTDILATLMVREAFQYGQWAYGAAIATLLLLLSLAVIAPYLVFQYRQGSL, encoded by the coding sequence ATGGCAACGCACGACACAACTGAAACCACGGACTCGACGACGGGGGCGACCGAAGAGGCGGTGGACTGGAAGACGAAACTCAGATATTTCCTCAACAGCGACTTCGTTCGGTCGTCGCCGTACTGGGGAATCCCCTTCCTTCTCATGGGATTCGCGGTGTACGGCGGGATCGGCTACAACCTCGCGGTTTCCTTTACGGACTACGCGGGAATCGGCCGTCCGGAGTTCACCGATTTAAACCTCGAGATGTATCGAACGGCGCTCGCGGACGAATCGTTCCGGCAGGCCGCGTTCCAGAACTTCGTGTTGCTCGTCGGGTTCACGTCGATTTCCCTGGGGCTCGGACTGTTCCTCGCGGTCCTCATCGATCACGGGATCAGATACAGGGAGACGATCCAGACGATCTATCTCCTGCCGATGGCCCTTTCGTTCGTCGTGACGGCCCAGCTCTGGTTATGGATGTACAGCTCCGGGGACAACGGGGTGTTGAACGTATTCGTGACGACGCTCGGGTTCGAATCGATCAACTGGCTGGGCAATCCCCGACTCGCGCTCGCGGCGGTTATCTTCGCCCTGGTGTGGCAGTTCAGCGGCTACGCGATGGTCGTCTTCCTGGCCGGACTCCAGTCGCTTCCGTCAGATCAGTTCGAGGCAGCGAAAGTCGACGGCGCGAGTCCGACCAAGACGTATCTTCGAATCATTATTCCACAGCTCAAGCAGGCGTCCGTCGGTGCCGCCGTCGTCCTGATGTTGTTCGCTCTCAAGGCGTTTGACTTCCTCTATGCCATCTCCGGTGACTATCGGCCGCCGAACGGAACCGACATCCTGGCGACGCTGATGGTTCGCGAGGCGTTCCAGTACGGTCAGTGGGCGTACGGTGCGGCGATCGCAACGTTGCTGTTGTTGCTCTCGCTCGCCGTCATCGCACCGTATCTCGTCTTCCAGTACCGACAGGGGAGTCTCTAA
- a CDS encoding carbohydrate ABC transporter permease: MSQSTSDTNLDVASVVEDVNLRRIGHYTLIVLFLGFFLLPLVTGIMTALKTNQAIARTVPFMPPLGEGFTLENLEYAFDRLSSGFFNSLLMAIPATIINVLLASMAAFGLTMVKWRGQLGILVLFLIGIFVPYQAVLVPLARFWNNTFPLADMLSPLFVTVPLLQGYHADLVPLIITHVAYGIPICMILFRSYYQSLPNSLVEAAKIDGASVTKIYRRIILPISKPMFGVVFIYQFTQIYNEFLFSFTLISSANSPESPVTLIIPAIGTSTSGIDFGIRMSAAFLAALPTIILYVAFAEQFAKGLETESA; encoded by the coding sequence ATGTCACAGTCAACATCCGATACGAACCTCGACGTTGCATCGGTCGTCGAAGACGTCAACCTCAGGCGGATCGGCCACTACACGCTGATCGTCCTCTTCCTCGGGTTCTTCCTCCTCCCGCTGGTGACGGGGATCATGACGGCACTGAAAACGAACCAGGCCATCGCTCGGACGGTCCCGTTCATGCCGCCACTGGGCGAGGGGTTCACGCTCGAGAACCTCGAGTACGCGTTTGACCGGCTTTCGAGCGGGTTCTTCAACTCGCTGCTGATGGCGATTCCAGCGACGATCATCAACGTGTTGCTCGCGAGCATGGCGGCGTTCGGTCTGACGATGGTCAAATGGCGCGGCCAACTCGGGATCTTGGTCCTGTTTCTCATCGGGATCTTCGTGCCGTACCAGGCCGTGTTGGTTCCGCTGGCTCGGTTCTGGAACAACACGTTTCCGCTTGCGGATATGCTCTCGCCGCTGTTCGTGACGGTACCGCTGCTTCAGGGGTATCACGCCGATCTCGTACCGCTGATCATCACCCACGTCGCCTACGGGATTCCGATCTGTATGATCCTCTTCCGATCGTACTACCAGAGCCTGCCGAACTCGCTGGTCGAGGCGGCCAAAATCGACGGCGCGAGCGTTACGAAGATCTACCGCCGCATCATCCTCCCGATATCGAAACCGATGTTCGGCGTCGTCTTCATCTACCAGTTCACCCAGATCTACAACGAGTTCCTGTTCTCGTTTACCCTCATCTCGAGTGCGAACTCGCCGGAATCGCCGGTCACGCTGATCATCCCGGCCATCGGCACGTCGACGTCGGGAATCGACTTCGGGATCCGGATGTCGGCGGCGTTCCTCGCGGCACTACCGACGATCATCCTGTACGTTGCCTTCGCCGAACAGTTCGCAAAGGGACTGGAAACGGAGAGTGCATAA